CCAAAGAGAGGAGTTGGGTGATGGGGGGAGGGTATATGAGGGGTGAATGAAAGATGGAAAGTGACAACTTTGATTACCTTTGGACAGGTGGCCATGACCTCACTGCCCCCTGGAACCTCTGGGGACCCTGATTTGTTTTCTGGGCTGTCCCCGGCCGGTTCCACTCCAGCCAACCAGAGCGCAGAGACCTCTGAGGGCAACGGGTCCGCCATGGTTCCCCGCGCTGCAGCAGTCACGCCCTTCCAGAGCCTGCAGTTGGTGCACCAGCTGAAGGGGCTGATCGTGATGCTGTACAGCATTGTGGTGGTCGTGGGGCTGGTGGGCAATTGCCTGCTTGTGCTGGTGATCGCGCGCGTGCGCAAGCTGCACAACGTGACCAACTTCCTCATCGGCAACCTGGCTTTGTCCGACGTGCTCATGTGCGCCGCCTGTGTGCCGCTCACGCTGGCCTATGCCTTTGAGCCTCGCGGCTGGGTGTTCGGTGGAGGCCTGTGCCACCTGGTTTTCTTCCTGCAGCCGGTCACTGTCTACGTATCGGTGTTCACACTCACCACAATTGCCTTGGACCGCTACGTCGTTTTGGTGCACCCGCTACGTCGGCGCATCTCACTGAGGCTCAGCGCCTACGCGGTGCTGGGCATCTGGGCGCTATCCGCGGTGCTGGCGCTGCCGGCTGCGGTGCACACCTACCATGTAGAGCTTAAGCCCCACGACGTACGCCTCTGCGAGGAGTTCTGGGGCTCGCAGGAGCGACAGCGGCAGCTCTATGCCTGGGGGCTGCTGTTGGGCACCTATTTGCTCCCCCTGCTGGCCATTCTCCTGTCCTACGTCCGAGTGTCGGTGAAGCTGCGGAACCGTGTGGTTCCTGGAAGCGTGACCCAGAGCCAAGCGGACTGGGACCGAGCGCGTCGCCGCCGCACCTTCTgcctgctggtggtggtggtggtggtgttcgCCGTCTGCTGGCTACCGCTGCACATCTTCAACCTGCTTCGGGACCTGGACCCGCATGCCATCGACCCCTATGCTTTCGGGCTGGTGCAGCTTCTCTGTCACTGGCTCGCCATGAGCTCCGCCTGCTACAACCCTTTCATCTATGCCTGGCTGCACGACAGCTTCCGAGAGGAGCTGCGCAAAATGCTGCTCTCCTGGCCTCGAAAGATTGTGCCCCATGGTCAGAGCATGACGGTCAGCGTGGTCATCTGATGTCACCCTGCCAGACCTGAGCTGGGGAGCTTCATTTCATGTCCCTTAGTCCCACATGAGACCTAATTCCCAGCACCAGAGTTAAGCCAACACAGTGAGAAATTCCCACCCAGTCCTCTTGTTTAGCTGTCTGTCTGGGTTTTGTGTTTCTGTAAAATGTTAGGTGGGCTTTGGGGTAGAAGAGCTTGGGGAGAGAGAAGCAGATTGATCAGTTCTTCCTCTGACCCCTGAAAGCAAAACACAGCTCTTTCTCTGGGTCCAGAAAAATAATTCAGaagcaagtttttctttttttccttcacacTTACACTGTGGGTGAGATTTAAATGTAGTGCTGGGGTTAGTGAAGATTTTCagcttatctttttaaaagaccCCAGCTGAGATATAATGACTCATTGTTTTATGAGCCTGAGCCTTGGAGTCTCTATTATTTCAGATAAATATGTATCCCAAATCAATATCTAGGATTTCAACATTTCCTGAATAAGACCTTTACGCTCcaaaaagattttcattttaaaaccattTGAATTTATAGTACAAATCCAGTTTCAAGTACTTTTCAGGAGGTGTTGCTTTTGTCTCCTTCTAACTCCTCAGCTACTATTGAAAGGATGAAGTAAGCAGGTCagctggtagagagcttgcctatcCCCGAGTTCAGCTGCTGCAAAACAGGGTATGACAGTGTATGCCTGCCTGCaagcccagaactcaggagatggaggaagatggGTCAGGAGTTCATGGttatcctggactacatagtgaatttgaagccagcctgggttacatgagaggAATTAGTCACTGAAGAGATAGGCAAAAGTGGAAAGATGTGATTCCCCTAAGGACATGTGTACCTGTCCATGAGgatagactgtgtgtgtgtgtgtgtgtgtgtgtgtgtgtgtgtgtgtgtgtgtgtgtgtagtgtttacCACAAGACAGAAGCTCAAATGTTTGGCTTTGTGAATGTTCAGTGTAAGCTGTGTGGCACAGCATTCTCCTGCAGCCTCTAATTGCTGAATTTCAACAGATCAACAGCTGCCGTCTGACTGCTCAGCACCTGCTCCCTGGAGACTCTTGCAACATATCAGCCCAGAAGCCAAGGGCTGGAAAAAGATTACTTAAGgaaatcacagaaaaataaacttcTACCCACAAGATGCGTAGTTCAAATGCTGATCCCTTTTAGGGTTGTGGGAACAGATGAAAATTGTTGGGCATGAACCTGGGCTGGTGATCAGCGCATTAACCTCCCAAGAGTTCTGTTAAAGAGGAATGTGTCTGGGACAAGGGCCTCAATAACGATGCTGAAATGGTCACAGGGGGCGAGAGAAGGAGCTTTTGGAAAGGATACGTAGATTCCTGCTATTAACCCAGGCCCTATGAAATGTATGGTAGGAATTAGCGTCTGTAGGAAATCTGCGAGGTTCTAGTGCTTCCCCAGCaaggtttcctcttctcttctattACTTTTGGAAAGAGACTAGCTCATTTATCAGAGTGCTGCACAAGAGGAGGTGTGCTATTAAAATGACAAGGGTTAAATGACTAGGCTCACACCTACAGCAAGAATATTTGCTACTGGGCTAGGCAGTTCTAGAAGTCTTCAGTAGCTCCTGGGTTACATTCCATAGAGTGGGCAAATGATGTTAGGAGCAAAGTTGAAGCAGGTTAAGATGGGAGATGGTAAGTACCTCTGGCAGTAACACCTAACTAACTTTGAGCTTCATCTAGAGACTAGAGCTTGGAGAACCTATATGATACAGCTCACCTCCACACGTAATATTACAAACAACGATTGTATTTGTTAGGCATTCCAGAGATGGGCTTTTGTGCTTCCTGTTGAGGCTCAAAGCCAGAGCATGCTTTTGATGGGCACTtatggagagaacaggaaatggggGGAGAAGTGGGATTAGCTAGGGAGAGGTGTAGTTGATTCTGTTCATTTTGTTGACATTGCTGGTTTTCAGCCATGGCTGCTCTTAGAATCTCCCAGGGATTTTAGAAATCCAgaccaaactaaacaaaatacaCTGATGCTTAATTCCTGTCAACACCCCTCTCCCCGAAATCTGATTGACTCAAGATGGGGCCTGAGAGTCTGCATTTTTCAAAAACACTTCTGGAGGCTTTAATGTGCAGCCTAAGCACAGTACCTTAAGGATGGCCATTTTCCAGTGCTGCTCAGAAATGCTTTTGTGAGTCTTCATTTGTACCTACTGAAACTGTTAAGAATCTGGACTTGAATTTGACAGTGAGTTACACACCACAGTTGAGGAATATTCTGTCAGTCTTCAACAATGCCTCATCTGTCCATTTTAGAGGACAATCCTCATGATTAGAATATTTGGGCATTCATTCAGCAGTTTCTTCAATCAGTTTCTATGTAGTTGAACTGCATTATAAAGTTACCCATCATGAACTATTCTAAGACTTCGTTGTCAAggtgataaaaaaattaaaatgttcccTGATTAGTTTAAGGCCACACCAACTGTGGGAAGAAATATTGCCACCAGTTTGTCATGCAGTGACTtaagttaaaaatttaaacatttatatagGTTTTCTGGGGAACCTAAAGAGGGTGGTGAATTAGGCTGTGCTTATAAGTATCTGCAAATTGTGAAATTGGCAgctgaacaacaacaaattaaTTGTTACCCGATGTGACATCTATTTAGAAGTAGTTTGCCAAACTGACTTGCAAAAACATCTCTCAGAGATGGCTTTCAGGGAAATCTGCATAGGCTTATGTGTAGAAATTGAATTTCATAACTCGTTTTTGGTTAGTATCAAGTGCCTAAGACGAGTAAGCAGGTCTGCTCCTGCAGGAAGTGAGTCAAGAACaaagctgggaactgagccagtTTGGAACTCGGCAGCAGCCTTCCTTCCCAGTCCGTTTTGCAAGCATTGTCAGCAGGCCTCACTTCTGGCATGCGATCAATAGATTTATCTCACCAAATTGACAGAGGAGTATTTCAATATGTGTTGGCAATAGGGACCCAGGAGCAGCAGCCATAGGAGACAGAGAAGTAACAATATTCCAATTGATGTAACCTTTTCGAGCTTCTGCCCTGATGGATGTTCAGGCTGCTCTTTTTATCAGGGCAGCTCATTTTCaggtttattttctctgtgaacTAATCAACCACCTTTGGTTTGTATTCCTGAACGTCCAGCAGTGTTTTAGATGCAAGGCCAGGAACTGACCTCAAGGGCACCCGGGTAAGAGCATAACTTGATGGGGAGTGGACATAGTGTCCATCCCTCACAGAGAAAGGTGAGGAGTGCCTGTGTTCCCCAAGGCATGTCTGTAATGGGTTTCTGACCACACATTGATTTCTTTACTATATGTGTAAGATGTCTTTGTAGCTGAGTCAGTGTGGAAGTTTCTCAGGCTGGGGCTTGTAGTGTGTTTGACATAATAAATATTACCTTGGTTGCACAGTCTCCAGCTGTGGGGTTAATGCATCTATCCAGAGTCACTCCTAGAAAAAAACTTAGTGCCCAACCTAGATTTCATCACCTTCACTAATTCCAGAGATGAACTGTTCATGCTGGCTTTTCTGTGACCCTCTGTCCCCAATTTGCATGATGCTAGCATTTTAGCCTATGGTATTAAGGTCTTCCCAAGGGCAAGAGCCTAAATCCACAAGTCcatcaaataaaagtaaaatggagTATTTCATGCTGAGTTTCTATGCTGTCATGAATGTAGCTAAATATCTAATGGTCAGCATTTTATCAACTTTTCCCACATATAGCTTGGAAAACTCTAAAACCATACAATACATGGGCAAATAAATAAGATgcagaacattttaaaacattaatgacAGAGTCATAAGCTATTTTTTGCTGAATATagattatcattttaaaatggatttatgGATGGCTagttgttgcacaaatcctagaaggtcttacaataaaaaacccagagccagatactggggtaaatgttgaaagatcagagagacaaaggaacaagccactagagaaattATTCACTACTACCAAATTCTCAGGCCAAATGGAAGGCGAgatccatgaatcctcagactgaatgtctctgagtcctcagtcaaAAGGCTCTAGTTTCTACTTCTtgtgccttatatgcctttctccacccagccatttcacttccttcctagtgctgggattaaaggcatgtgactcccaagtactgggattaaaggtgtgtgcccccactgcctggctctttttctctcctagagtgaatcaatctcatgtagtccagtgtggctttgaactcacagagatccagacggatctctgcctctccagtgctaggattaaaggagtgtgtgccaccacttcctggcctctatgtttaatctagtggctggctctgtcctctgatcttcaggcaagctttatttgatacacaatatatcaccacagctagtAAGAAGACTCATCTGGttaaaaggtgcttgccaccaagactgactaTCTGAGTTAAATCCCAGgactcacatagtggaaggagagaacagtctCCCtagtgttgtcctctgacctccacacacactctgtgGAATGCACATACCACCTCCCCCAATAAATCAATGCACTAAAAATGAACTTATAGGGATGGAtggagaggtgtctcagtggTACTTGCAGCTCtaccatgaagacctgagtttggatcccaccACCTATGTGGCGTGGTTCACAAAAAGCCTGTAATTttagctccagggatctgacacactcttctggcctttgagaccatcagcacacactcacacataaatacaataaaaacatttacaaTGGATTTACGAACCCATTTCCTCTGGTTCCACTCCTCCTGAGCACAAAATAAGCTAGTGTACAGATACTGGGAAAGGAAGGTGTTCAGACTGGATGGGACAGAAGTTAGTAGTGATTCACAAAAGCCTGGACACTCAGTCAGTCTTTGGAGGCAGTAAGCCTCACGGTAACAACCAAGTACAGACTAGCAGGTTCCTGGACGATTCTCTGCTTTTCAATTTCCCCTTCTCACTTTTATTCCTCTGTTTTGCCATTTGTCCTTGCGGCTGCTCTGTTTATCTATAAAATACCTCCTGTCTGAAGTCCCTTCTTCCTAGGAATAGGGAGATGATGGGATTCAAGCACTCATCTTCTGTTTGGTTCTTGTAAAGGAGAACTCTGACTCTCGTGTAGACATAAGAGAGGGTGGCTTGTACCATGACCAGGTGTGCCCAGGGTTGCTGCTCACAGTGTTACCTGTACCCTGCGGGGTCCAGGAGCTCCACCATCACCTGACTCTCGTGTAGACATAAGAGAGGGTGGCTTGTACCATGACCAGGTGTGCCCAGGGTTGCTGCTCACAGTGTTACCTGTACCCTGCGGGGTCCAGGAGCTCCACCATCACCTGTTTCACAGTCgagctccagccccagagatTTGCCCAGAATTCTCATAGGACCCTTAACTTGATAAACCTCACTGAAAACAGTGAAAGGTCAAGTGGTTTCTTTTGAGCATCTGGTATTGGAGTAAAGAAACAGGATCCAACAAAGGCAACAAACATCCTTGGCTTTTAAGCATTTCCTTCCTTGTCTCTCAGATCTCATAAAATCTTTTCTTGGCTTGCTAAGTCTCCTGGTCCCAGAGCACATATCCTCCTTCTGGATGACAGCCACTGATGAATGAAATGCCATGCTGCCATTATTTCCACCACCCCTCTGTTACAGCcaggcaaagcaaaacaaaaaacaaaaacaaaaaaacaaaacaaaacaaaacaaacaaacaaacaaaaaaaaccaaaaaaaaacccaaaaccaaaaccaaaacaaaacaaaacaaaacaaaaaaccctgaaatcCCTTTGAGCTGAGACTGTGTGTGAGTTAGAGTTACAAAATCACACTTACCCTTGGGTCTTCATCCCAGGCGGCAGGCTCAAGGTGGGAGGTACCCTGGGGTGGGCAGATTCAATGTCTAGGCTTCAACCAGGGTGCTCATAAGCAAGCAAGCTCCTTTTAGGAGCACAGATTGTCCTTCTGAGGGCCCCATCCAGTAAGAAACAAAGTTATAGGCAGGTGGAAGATCAGAGCACTGTCAGCATCTCTCAGTTGGACAGCTTTTTTCTTGTGGGTAGGTCTCTATGTAGTCACATTTCCTACCCACTCTACAACCCCTGGCCATTGTTTCTCTCCATGATCCAATTAAAGAGTGTAATGCATTTACATCCCAATGTTATTTTCTGGGAGAGGAGTTGTCTTTGACAAGCTTAGAGTGAGACTGATACTGAGCAGTTTCTGGCACAGTCCCTGTATGGCTGCATAAGAGGAAATGATCTGGTCAGACTTGGGGGTGTTAGTTACTTTCCTCTTCGCTGGGACAAAATGTCTGACAATTGCAACCAATGgaaggaagattttattttcactcatggcttgagggtccagtccatcatggtgaagaTTGCATGGTAACAGGAGCATGAGgcatctggtcacattgcatctttACCGGGAAGCCAGAGAGAGACGAATGCTGGTGCCCAACTCAGCTCACTCTCTTTTTGACTCATCAGGACTCCAGCCCATGAAGGGGTGACACCTCCATGTAGCGTGGCTTTTCATATCTCACCTGACCTAacctagaaacttcctcacagacatgttCAGAGGTTTGTTTCCTAGGTAAGTCTagatcatgtcaagttgacaatatcaCCCATCACATCTCAGGAGCTTCAACCTGCATTAACTGCTACAAGTGGGACTTTCTCTCAAGGAGGGTGGTGACAGGGAGAATCTCCTTCGAGGCTATAAATCCAGACAGTCAAAGGCCCAGGAGAGCAAAGTACATTGTCTTATCTAACCACAGTTGAGTATTTGGGCCCACATCTAGATAGAATAGAAGTTCATTCACTAAGTAAGTGTGAGGTGTAGGGACATACAAGGATGGGGCAATAACCTATGGCTAAAAGGAGCAGAGGGGCTCTTCCAGGGCTGAAGTCCAAGAGGAAGGGTTATTTAGAGGAGACCACCTCTAAAGGAACAGTAGCTTCTGAGGGAGGAATGGAACCAGCCCCAAGAGTCCCTgtggaaagagagcctgtggcaAAAGTTAATTTTGCAGGAAACTGGAACTCCCCCAGGCAGGTACAAGGACCAGTAAAGTGACATTTGCCATGCAAATTCAGTAGAGGGACATCTCATAGTTGGCCTTTGGGCTCTGAGAACCTTCATGGATAAAGTGGCATTTAAGTCAGACTTTGAAGGATGCCTGAAACTTTAATTAATGAAGAGGGTGCTTTGGAGGAATATGCCTCAGGGTTAGCAGAGGTAGGACAGGGTGATGCTCATCAGAAGTGTGTAGGCTGTTCTTACAAGAGTTGTGAGGGGCAGATTGGCCCAGAAAGATGAATAAAGTTGGTTAAATTAATTGGTTTTGTTATGTGTTGGACACAGTGCCAAGGACCTTACATTGTTAATCTCTTACCACATTATTCTTGTTttacaaagaggaaaaacagacaTTTAGAGAAGTGGAGAAATTTGCCAAGATGTCACCATGGTAGGTAGTAGTATTAGGCTACAAATTATAAAGCCTGCACCTGAAACAACAGTAGCATCATACTTGGAATTCAGCTTGAGGAGCTTGGCCCTTTAGGAGAGGTAGTAGAGAGCCATGGAAGGTTTAGaataagaagcagagagaatgattTGTTCAGGACTAAACTGTAGGGCGACAGAGAAAGACTGAGACCATGTATTAGTTGCTTTCTTCGTTAATGTGACCAGATTCCTGATGCAGGCAGcctaagaaaagaaatatttgttaaTGTTTTGTCTTATGGTTTCAGTGACTTCAGACTACAGTCCTCGGTGCCATTGACTCCAGGCCCATGGAGAAGCAGACCCTCATAGTTGTTggggatattattttaaagtgtgttactttagtttatgttgtatttgtttaactctgtgaaactgtgttactttatctgtctaaaacacctgatggtctaataaagagctgaacggccaatagcgaggcaggagaaaggataggtgggactggcaggcgaaaagaattaatagaagaaaaatctgggagaggagagatttaggagtgagagaagaaggaggacatcaggagccagccacccagctacacaaccagcaacggagtaagaaagaaaggtctacagaaacagagaaaggtagaagcccaaagacaaaagacagatgggttaatttaaagttaagaaaatctggcaggaaacaagccaagctaaggctgggcacttataactaagaataaacctctgtgagtgattaatttgggagctgggtggtggggcctcccaaaagagtaaaaaacaaccaacaacatataATGGCAGGAACTATAGAAAAAGAGACTGTTTACTTCATGGTGGATCAGACATGAGGTATACCCTTCAAAGGCTTGCTTCCAGTGACCTGTTTCCTCCAGCTAAGCTCTGCCTATTAAAGTTACCATGTGTCTTTTCTTCAAACCTGAATGCATGTTCAGGGAAGAACAACAGTGAAGCAAGCCGGTATATTGGTGTCTGAGATGTGGTAAACTATAGGTTTGGAGACTTGGGCTGAGTAACTACTGATCACTAATGATTTCTGCCAGGGCCCAGAGGTGTTGTGACTCACATTTTATGTCCATCAGCTATGTCTCAGCAGAGAGCTGCTGGaaagttaatttctttctttctttttttaaatgccctAAGATATTCATGAAACATGAAGACCATGAATATTGATGAAAGATAGCATAAAGAGACTCCATGTTCATGTACAACTGTCccaattactttaatttttttcttttttctcttatcaTGCTAATTCTTTCAGACAATGAAAATAAGGCTGCTTCCAGTCCTCCAGCAGGCAAACAGGGCTCTTATACAGcaggtctcaaccttcctaaggctctTATGCAgtgttctcacccttcctgaccctgagacccttcaatacagttcctcatattatGATGATCCTTAACCATAAAGCTgttttgttgctacctcatactgtaattttgctgctgttatgaatcataatataaacatgTGTTTTCAGGTGGTCTCAGGTGACCCCCGTAAAAGGGTTATTCGACCCCCAAAAGGGTtacaacccacatgttgagaactgctgctcttaTGTGAGACAGCTAAGTCCTCTGTGAGTCTGCCAACAAACCTGTGCTCTTTGCAGATGCTTCTCAAGGAAGAAAGTCTTGCATGAGACAGGATTCACTGCCTTCTCcatcttttcctttgcttctttttggCAAACATTTATTATCCACCCCCATCTTTCTAGTGTTGCTATTGGTTATTTCTGCttgaatggaaggagggaggatgtgCTGCTGCTTGAATGAATGACCTACAAAACACACAAATGTGGCAGTCATTTATCAGGCCATTACCACTCAGGTGCTCATTATGGTAATCATCAGGTAATGATGCTCTGGGGTGGCTGCTGAAGCTTGAATAGAAATTAGGTTGTCTGTACTGACAAAAGAAGGATCAAGGTAAAACTGGATCATGTGCCCatctctcttatatttttggttgtgagcctagcctttaatggctgagctatcccgTCAGCCCCATGTGCCCATCTCTCAAGTTCATGGTTAAGGTTAGGATGTGTGTCTTCATGATCTATTCATTAAGGGGGATTTGGCTTTGAGTTTCTTTAGTAATTCAAGGTTGAATGTATATCTCTGCACTCAGTATATGTTCTCAGGAATGTGACCAGGTTTGTGGTAGACAAGACAACTTCTTGATACCCACAGCTGGTGGAACAGAACACAGCTGTACAGCAATCAAACTGGTTTGAATTTCATTGTAGGCTACCACTGTAGTCCACACTACAGATTTCTGTCTGCAGCTCTGGTAGCTGGGCCTTGGACAAGACTCTtttccaacattttaaaaaagtgatttatttttattttatgtgccctggtgttttgcctgtgtgaaggtgttagatcccctggaactgtgtagacgaatttctaagtggtcttattaaataaagaacacagagccaaatataggggtgaaagccttagagatcagggatatAGTGacagccaccaaccttacctctccagctctgcagctaccaaaaggAAGCTAtatcctgtctaacctgcacctttattgcctgctgttctgccctctcattggctcttagcccagctacctcacttccttgtcactgcctgtctgtacagacctccaggtgtctatggttggtactggtattaaaggcgtgagtcaccacaaTTGACTATTCCccgtgtgaccttgaacacatagagaccctgtctgccaagtgatcagataaagggcgtgtgctaccactgcctgacttctatgtttacttaaaaatggctggccttttcccccttgatctccaggcatgctttatttattaacatacaaataaaatatcaatcacatttcagcacaaataaaatatcaccacagaactgtcattacagacaattgtgagctgccatgtaagtgctgagaattgaacctgggtctggaagagcagccagtgctgttcaCATGTGAGCCACTTCTCCAGACCCTCTTTTCCAACATGATGTTGTGATCTACAAAATTCACACTTGAGAATCACACaattcagtcacacacacatacatgcccacacatacacactcatctctaaagaaaccaTAATAATTCTTAAtggcttttctcttgctgtgctaGAATACTCTaataaaaagcaacttaggggaggaaagtatttgttttatcttatatgtcCGGGTCACAgaccatcattgaaggaagtcatggcaggatctcaaggcaggaatctgaaggtGGGGCTGCAGGCTATGCCATACAGCATTCTCTCTAAAGAGGAAAATCATTCATAGCCAAGAAAGTGCAGCAGGAATCATAGGGGATGCTTCTTGAGGCTTGCTTGTTCACAgactcatgcttagctagctttctaaaaatataacccaggaccatctTCTCAGAGAATGGTGTTACCCCCAGGGGAATGAACCTTCCTATTacaattaacagtcaagacaataccccacagacatgcctagtgACCACTCTGGTTTGGTAAATTCCTCAGTTGGGACTCCTTTCTCAGGTGACTTCAGGCTGCATCAAAGTTGACAGTAAAATCAACTAGGACATTATGTTTCAAGTATGCTAATTATTTTGTGTTGGGCTGTAATCATAGGTATCCTAGGTTACATAAGGGCCTCAGGGTGGGCGTGCCTGCCAGAGATCTTCCTATAGGCTACTTTAGCTACAACATTAAACCTCTTTATCCAGTGAGTGAGAAGCCCTGAAAAGCACTCCAAGTCCAAGATCTCAGACGGACTCCAAGGGAACATCTAGTCTAACTCCTTATGCAGTAGATTAGGAGGTAAGGCTCAGGAGGGAGGCTTGTCCCAGGGCACACAGCTCATGCCAGTCTAGGAGCAATGATTTTTGCTTCAGTTCTTTCTTATACtgcttttctaattttataaatcATTAATCTTATGTTAAAAAAACTAATGAATACATAAAAGTTTAAGGAAGACACAGATCTCCAGCTTCACAGTAAAGTTTTTGTGA
The sequence above is drawn from the Peromyscus leucopus breed LL Stock chromosome 1, UCI_PerLeu_2.1, whole genome shotgun sequence genome and encodes:
- the Prlhr gene encoding prolactin-releasing peptide receptor, translated to MTSLPPGTSGDPDLFSGLSPAGSTPANQSAETSEGNGSAMVPRAAAVTPFQSLQLVHQLKGLIVMLYSIVVVVGLVGNCLLVLVIARVRKLHNVTNFLIGNLALSDVLMCAACVPLTLAYAFEPRGWVFGGGLCHLVFFLQPVTVYVSVFTLTTIALDRYVVLVHPLRRRISLRLSAYAVLGIWALSAVLALPAAVHTYHVELKPHDVRLCEEFWGSQERQRQLYAWGLLLGTYLLPLLAILLSYVRVSVKLRNRVVPGSVTQSQADWDRARRRRTFCLLVVVVVVFAVCWLPLHIFNLLRDLDPHAIDPYAFGLVQLLCHWLAMSSACYNPFIYAWLHDSFREELRKMLLSWPRKIVPHGQSMTVSVVI